The genomic region ataacatAAAAGCTAACAAACATTTGGCCATACGAAAATTCGTAAATGtttactaaatatgtacaaatagaTGCGTAAAAGCTTAGAAAAATACGTGCAGTAAAAatcgttttctttaaaaaaaaaattcccaaaaagGCCACTTTTTGCACGCTGTGTAGACTAGAATACTGTAATAACATCGTGAGTTTTGTTTCGATCTCTACAGTTAATTCGAAACTCGTTAAGATACGAAAATTCCGAAATTTGAGTCACGACACTATCCGGTAGTCTTTTTAAAGAGAAACTGGCaccaaattttacaaaaaatacatatacgtGCCTACTTAGCATCTTTTTTCTGACCATGCACGCTTGTATACTTTTCTTCTGTTATTTAGTTGCATCGAAAAAAAGTTCAGTTATCTTGTTAtcttgcaataatatttttattcgcgtATCTGCGAAACGAGTTATCTCGGGTTAATAAGACGCGAGCGATTAACGGGACTTTAAATTTTACAAGTCACGTTTGTAAAATTccaacgatttttttttgttgaatagTTCTCTGATACTGATACGAATCTCTCGTCTCTTTCTGTTCGGGTGGGTTTTTCTTTGCGCACTTACAGTCGCGCTCTCGAGTTAATTAAAAGGCATGTTACGACGGAAGAAAAGACCGATACGTTACGCGAAATTAGGGGTTTGATATCATGATTTAGCCACGATGTAAATTCGTTGACCCAGAGCTTATTTTTCGCCCGTAAAAACACCCACCGGCTTAAAATTAGTTCCCCTTCCTTCCGACACTGACGACTTATTTGTGGGGCCCGAAACGTTTAATTCGGTCGCGCTTGTGGCTAAATCTACGCCCGTACCGTAATAGTTCCGTATTTATAGTGTATTACGGTAATATCGCAGTGATTAATTTGCCGTCCATCGTCATATTGTCCGTCGTTGCGCGATTTTAGAATGtattgcaataataatgacaaatcTTCTTTTGGACGGTGCATTAAGAATTGATGCGATTGACAGGTCGGCGTTGAATTGCGAGTAGAAGCAACATTCATACGCGTGTAATATTGATGATGCAGACTAGTTAAGTctgacatttaattatattaggaTTAATGTGTCAAAACACGGCGCGTTATGAAACAGTGCTCTTTTATATTGgcgcaataaataaattgatatggTTTACAGCTGACATCGCTCAAAAATATTGCGTTTACATGTAGCGAAAAAAAAGCGAACAAAACTTCTTGAATGCAAGAAGAGAAATAACGTCCGAAAGactcgaaaaaatgaaatatatttaaaatgtgctTCGCgaacttttttgtttattcaatttttgatttgaaaaatatttttaataacacttttctcctttttctctcAAAACCTATTGGGTACCAAATACTGATTATTTGATATTGTTTTATCGTGATAATCGATATATTGCTTTATTGATcgccattttgtcaaaaattgctTTTAAGGATTGCGATATGCCCaccgtttttaaaatttttgaaaattgagataaatatgtttttctgtttttctgtttttttgggggggggggatacactcgacagcaaaattgaagcatcacctattctgactcccaAAAATAGGCGAAATTCGAGAGAGtgcttttttgaacattttttttttacaattattttttgacgaagttacactctcttgaatttcaCTTATTTTTTGGAGTCGGAATAGCTtcaattttgctgtcgagtgtattaTTACTAGaacaaacatatattttatttcagcaCTTGGTTAAAAATTCCGTTGTACTAGCTCGTTCGCTGCGGTAGCTCAATTATCAATTCCAATTGAAAAACACGTTCTCCTCCCATAACAACGTCGTGCACGACATCGTTCCCTTTTATTCCGCTTGAAAGCCGCAATCTCGCAGTGGTAAACGATTCGACACTTTGTTTGCCGGTCCGTGGGCTCTCTGAAGCACACGCCAGCCGGCGCTTTGCGAACTTGTTCGTACGCACGGCATCGTAATCGATACATGAATGTGACAAGCGCGCGAGTTTCCATTCAATATTAGGTTTTAAAGCGCGGTCCAGTTCTGTCGCTCTCCGCGAGCTGTCGTGCTTATTTATCGCTCGCGGCAGCAGCATCCCTTTTCCCGTAGCATCCTGAGGAGCGAAACGCGTTAAtccagagagagaaagagagagagagagagagcgccgGCTGGTGGGATTCGTTTTGAAAGCGAGACGTACCTCTCTACCGCTCGGCAACTTTTCTGGATTTTTTTTCCCCATTCAAAATTTTCTctcgtgaaaaaatatttttcccgaAATAAACTCGTCATGATCACATTCCCTGATTTAACGAGAAAGTAAAAGCTTCGACGTTTCCGCGTACGAGTACCGTCACTCTTTTCGCGCCATTTATTGCAAGTCAATGTacaaacatttttgtttataaaacgtaatttttcaattttcaaacgAATAACCAATGTATTCTCTCTTTGTGTTGCAGTGTTCTTAATATTCCATCCAGTGATTTCGAAGACTTGCCTCTTATCCAAGACGTGGTGCAACAATGGGTCGAAAGAAGATTCAGATTTCACGTATCACGGACGAACGGAATCGTCAGGTAATTACAAACGTCATTCAACAGTCAAGCGTTTTTTTAACGTAACGATTTAGCGCTGCTTGCAATTAGTATATACACAGATTTTTGAGAGCCAGCTAGAGGTACGACGAGGCAAAGTTAGAGCGTGTacgcacaaattttttttcgccTTTCATCATAAAGCTGTATCGAGAGGATTTCCAAGTGTATCGCACaagtcgattttttaaatagacgTTTAAATTCTATGTTTTGCTTTCTATGTagagtataaaataatgtataattaagaTAATCGTCTCTCGGATAAACGCGGCGGCAGCTCTgtagatacaattttttttttttttttttttcctgaaaATAACTACGCGCTCGCGGCGAGAGGGAGTAAGGAAAAAGAACGTAAGAACGCGTATAAAAAGATCGGGCCTGTTGATAATTAATGCGTTCTTACGTAACGTGACTGACCGGGTAATTAAAAGCAACGTGATGAATTAATTATCGTGAAAACGAGTGAGAGAGGCATTCGGCGTTTTCGGCTGCGCCTACCACTTTTTAGCGGTCGTAACGGTCCGCTGAGATTCACCTTCGATGCGATCCCCCTCTCCCAATCCTGCTTTTATATGCGACAGGTGACCTTTAACAAACGGAAATTCGGCGTGATGAAGAAAGCGTACGAACTGTCGGTGCTGTGCGACTGCGAGATCGCGCTGATTATCTTCAGTTCGAGCAACAAGCTGTACCAGTATGCGAGCACCGACATGGACAAGGTTCTCCTCAAGTACACCGAGTACAACGAACCCCACGAGTCCCTCACCAACAAGAATATTATCGAGGTGAGTCCATTTATCCGCCACGGGTTCTCAGGATGAACGAGGACGCGCCAAGGATCGAAGTATTGACGTCGTCGCCGATTTTTCATAGGCTTttccctctccctttctctttctctctttgtaaACTTCCAAATGGGAAAAGGAATATACGTGTGTCTCACGTTTACggatatgtatatatgcaatatatgtCAAGGTCGAGACGAGCGGTATCGAAACTATCGAATATACAGGGTGTGTATCGAAGAAACTCACTGTCTTAGTCGCAAATGATAAAGCGGAACAGAAAGGATTTTCAATCTAAGCCGTTTCAATCAGGGTTGGGCGTTTACGTACAAAATATGAGTAATCTACATCACGCGTCGTCTACATATGTGAGCGATAATCGATGGATCACAGATGATTCAAATTTCATCGgaaattgtgaaaattatattccactTTGGAATTTCATCGATACTAAAGTCACAGATGCATTAACGATCTTTCAGCTCAATTACTTTTCTGTATTGcgttatccaatttataatttacacagTACTGTCTGCCTACATGTGAAAAAGATTCGCGCGTAAAACGTAATGTAAATAATCCATGTAGACGTAATCGCGAAATTTACGGCACAACCCTGGTTTCAACGTTAGAacacagatttttttttctgcgtgttAAAGGGTTCTCTTTCAGGGATACGAGTGAAATAGCTCAGTTTTCAGATGAACTCGGGCGACTCCTTAGATCGATGGAATTTCAACGTGCTTATAAATCGTTATATTAGGCGCCAGACATTCGAAATACATTTTGAGAGAAcgtttaatattctttaaaagaaatctCTACAGTGTGTGCACGTCGTGATTTTATTATACACACGTTTACTAACACGTTCGAATTGTGTCGCTGTTTTACGATGACCTGGAAGTCATCTGTCAGAACTATCAGTCTTCTCTCACACATGTTTTCTTATTTAGCCGTATTATATTACGCGCCAgtagaatttgtaataaatataaaatcgacgTGTTTTTCACGCGTAATACCATCTTGCGCATTTACGAGAGGCAGTTTTACTTCGATGGGAGCGACGCgatctcttttctttctctttttttttcttttcctacgCGAGCGTAATTGCGAGAGTAAACTGGGTAGGAATAAGAAGCGCGCGTCTTGGTGTTAAATTAACGTGCATGTGAAGGTTGAGTGCCCTCGGGCGGTGTGGTCACGTGAACCTGTCTGCTGACACTTGCAGGCGCTCAACAAGAAGGAACATAAGGGTGCCATGTCTCCAGAGAGCCCGGAACCCGATGCAATCGAATACAATCTTACCCCGCGCACCGAGGCCAAATACACGAAGATCGACGAGGAATTTCAGATGATGATGCAGAGGCATCAGCACAATGGCAGCAGGGTAAATATTCAAATCAAGTTTAAATGTCAGTCGCACCGGGCCGAGCTAATGTTTAtggggaaaaaaaattgtttactccTTATTACGCATTTATGTAAAACACttaggcccggtttttcattatccgaTTAATTTATAGTTAAACTTAACTTGACGTTTTATCTAATGAGCTTCACCTATGGCATCATCGTGGGCCTTAATGCCAATTAATTCGCTCGTCTGAAATTTCATAATCTTTACGAAATGTGAATATGCCACCtgaatgattttttataatatttctaataatttctgAAACGTTGGCTTTTTCACAACAtcgtatcaaaattatttagaacaGTCACTTGGTTCTATTTATACGGGGATTATTCAAATAAGTTGATGTCTCGAATTTGTTTTCGTCAAAATGACTGACATGCGAATATCGTGTTTTCTTTGAAATCTTATTGTCCGGCCTGTCACATCATAAGGTACAAATCAATTTCTCTAAATGTAGTTCgcgattattttcttatttttctacaGAGGAAGAAGACGTATGCGGTAAggatttttttcccttttttttttcgtttctttgCGACAATATTTTCGTGCTAAATGTTACGGcagttgttaaatattttattatttaaaaatacatatgtatgtatattataaatttaattatatacagcaataatatttatcattataatttataattaatgtattacaCAATTCGTACTTTTCAATGATACAAtcgtatattttattgatttaaaatgaataataaaattgaatataattaacttctatttaagtaaaatagtgAAGAAATCTGAATTTCTGTAAGaatgttttatgtatatatcgtaataaaattgataataataagaCAACATAGACCGACATATTAAAACACAACTAATTCAAGAGTTTTAACGGTCATAGCCAGATATTTCTTGTGTTGATGTTTCTTACTtgactttatatatattttcaagtttactAAACTAGACattgatacattttttgatcttgaaacacagttttaAGTTGAACGAGaagaataatattacattattaaatcgagaatcaatttaataatcgtGCTAACGAGCATCTATTATGGCAATGATACCAATAAAAAGGGGAAAGGGTTTTCTTGTTGACATCATTGCCATATTAGACGCTCGTTAGCATcagtgttattaaattgattctcgatttaatattgtgatattactatagtctcgttcaacttagaactgtgtttcaagaccgAAAAATTTATTGACGCATAGTTTGGTGAACTTGGAAATATAGATCACAAAATAACACAAACAAAACAGCACTAAAATCTAGCTGTAATCGTTAAgactctttaatttttataatattattttttcaccaCACTGTACATccgagaaaaattaaatactaatttgTATACACGcgttattatattacataaagttAAGATGGAACAATAGCAAATTGCAAATTTGCTATTAACTGCTTGGCGCAGCGCTTATATCTATTCACTATGGgtattattaatttgcattgTGTGTGTTGTGCTTGCAGACAATGGGACAATCGAATTATACGCTACCGGTATCTGTACCAGTGAACAGTTACGGCGAATCTCTTCTTGGATCTAGTCCACAGATGGCACATACCAGCATTTCTCCACGTCCATCATCGTCTGAGACGGATTCAGGTAGCTTTAATCAACAGAAAGCTGAAGCGGCAAATTCCCgatattttcaagaaatttctgTCTAACTTGTCTCAAATTAATTCGCTACAGTGTATCCCCCGGGAGGAATGTTGGAAATGAGCAACGGTTATCCTCCGTCAGCGTCACCATTGGGTGGTTCACCTAGTCCAGGACCTTCGCCCGCACTCGGGGTTGGTGGGGGTAGTGCAAATAAAGGCAGCAATCCGTCTAGGCATTCGCCACAACCTCCGCCTCCACCGCCACCGCCTCATCCTCACAGGTCTAACCTTCGAGTGGTTATACCAACAGTTACACCGCTCGCGCAACCTCTCTCCGAAGACACTAATTATGATGTAATTGTCTTTCATTATTATCAACTCTAAACGAGTctataaacaaaaatgatttttattctttattttataaagatttttttttttaatacttgcgAATTAAAAAAGATcatacaatttacaataatatgaagtgtaaaattgataattgtggatttttagatgtagttgaaaaaaataagctttttgtcaaaaatattttgaatgttaaaaaattttttattaattgctaaATTATACTCTATATTCGACAGAaggatattagaaatattttacgaaaaaatgtgcATTTATGCTTTCAGAATGCCCATACACAGTCTGCGTTGAATGCACCTGTAGTAGCGTTACAAACACCAACAGTACCAGCCGGATACTCCAGTTTTGGACCAACAGATTACTCCTCGGATCTCGGGGGCCTTGCATGGCCCACTCATCAGAGGTACGTTGTTGATGAGTTATATTCGGCAGCCACCATGTCCAGCATCAGGTAaatcatatttcataattattgttgTGAAAGAAAGCTATATGTCCAGTTGGTAATACTTTCAGTTATTTTACCTATATTAGTTGATAGGTGATACATTTTCGGTTCTAATCGGATTCAAAAAAGTCaagcacaataaaatattacatattttaataaattgtgatCTCATTACAACTCACTTACGTAATGCAACAGTTGAAATTCTGATTCACGAATTATAGTAGATATAAGCTTTAATTAGTTTctatttcctcattattctcACTCTTGTAGTTCttatttctttctgtttctttctcctcttcagttctctctttttaaattcttcatttGCATTATTACTTAATAGAATAATTCGCACGAACCTGTTATTGATAGcgataatgtaataatatatcgACCACTGGAGCGCTATAGTTTTTTTTCGGTTACAATAGTGTTTGGCATGTCATTAAATTGTGAGTGTTGGGTATTCTTCATTTTCATTTACAGACGAGCTGTTTGCATAGTTGAATCACATTATTATGGGACaatacattatcaaaaatatacatTCTTATGAATCACATCATGATTTGATTAACTTTCATTTGCACTCTATGCATGATTGCACGTTCTCAGGTAAAAACAGGGTTGGGATGCAAAatcacgaaaaaaaaatttcttgctAAACTAAACTTGTTGCCAtaaacacacgcacacatacatctttttgaatttttaatctttcatgCATATATATTCCTCGTAGTATCACAACACTTTTTTCATATTACAGTGGTCTTCCTCACCTAGCTGTATCGAGCAGTACACCACCACCATCCACATCGCCTTTACCTGTAAAGATAAAGAGTGAACCGATAAGTCCACCAAGAGATCCGCACGGCGGTAATAGCGGGTCCAATGGTGGACCCAGCAATGCCAGCAATCTACATCATACAAGCTTGAACGTCGGTCCGTCGTCCAGTACTGGTCCACCGCCACATCACGTGTCTCATCCGGGACCTCAGACACTGAATCTGGTATCGAGCAGACCGAGCAGTAATCCACCTCCGTCCCATTCGGGTAGCATAACACCGACAAATTTACCGTCGCCGGGAAGTGGTACGGTCGGTGATATCAGAACGAACCATTCTAGCGGTGGCGGGAACGGAGGGAACAGTTCAGACTACGAGAACGGACCACTCATGAAACGCTCGAGAATCACGGAAGGTTGGGCGACTTAATGTCGATTAAATTGTTGCACTCATCAGTTGTTTGATACCTCCTCGACGTACAACGGCATATAGTGCTTGTGAGTTCCAGTATAATTAAACAAACTCCTTTTAAACGTCTTTGACGCGTACTTTGTACTATCGCGATAACGATAGCTACGGGATGGATACGCTTCCGCCGTAGCTAGCGGAGTGGAAAAATCTGTTTATATTTTGAAGCTGACAcagaatatacatttatttgatgaaaaaaaaaagaggaaatacGGTGCCATAATGttgaaactttatatatatattatatatatgatagatacatatatatatatattttcatgtatataatataaagtgtTGTTTGTATATATGtcataaaattcataataaCTTTCGCGATATGGCATTGTGTTCTCGATGCTTATCGTATGGAAATTTATGCGAAAGGAAACAGTATATTAGGGAAAAATGCAGTACCCAAATTGTGAAATTTCTGAAAGTGTAATACTGAATCTAAAAGAGCTTGTGAGTAAATCTACACGTAGTGTAAGATTTTTAAAGACCAGAACTTACCATTGCAATTCGTTGTTGTTTTGTATGGTATAGTAGTCAGAATACGCCATAACCCGTTAATATGATCTCGCGCTGCAAACATATGCTTTATCCAGGAACATTGCCATTGCGCTTCGCAGAAGACATCGTATTCCATTAAATACAACAGCCATTATGGGCAACATACTTGTTCGCGTGAAATCCAAACTTTTAGattaatcctttttttaattctgttcaATTTATACGGAGAATAGAAATGTTCATTGCAATGTtacattaagatttttttatgttttttgaattaatcaattaattttactgttaACGTGAGTGTATTAACGGTCTGTGGTTTCCGAACATGTGGAAAATCGGCTGCTGTACTCAAACTTTTCATGATATTCTATAGAACAAGATtcgaaattaatatattgagTTATGAAGTAATACGAGATAGATAGGCATATTATATAgtgttgattaataaaaaaaaaagatatacacACAGCGCGCGTatagatatatacatacatatatatatatatacacgttatATACATTTTCCACAAGTATTTTGCACATTTGTATAAAGAAAGACTATGGAGGAAGAAAACTTGAAAACTTTGCAACCCTTGAAGCCTACAAATATGTAACGAGAGTTTATACTACAGGTATATGCCGTATACTAAAAATGTGATTAAACGAAACTTACGATAAGGAGGATTGAgtgatattaatgttaataacttTAATCGTAAATTTTTAACCAAAATTACACTTTTAAATACAGTTCATTATTTGCCAACCGTGatcatttttatgtataaacctgtaattctttttaatacaaaaacctTCAGAAGGATTGACTATACACATAGGAAAACGATACAATTCATTCTTAAGGTGAGAATCTAAGAAAATCTTTCGTCGCAGAGATTCATTCTGTgatatatataagaaattatatatagagAAGAGATTATTCTTTTCGATATCAGAAACGCGACCTTCTCGgccaatatttatgtaaaaagttacatttaaacGATATTTGGCAAAACAGGGTTGCAATTGTATAACAATGTAGAATTACCTTCTTCCCGAAATCAGTAAGATGAAAATGTGTCAAGATGGTTTCAATGTATGTTTTACAATCTCAGGATGTATCCTGGTGAGAATCGTTCTCGAGAATtgtatttgataaattattgtaattaacgTACTAATGGAATACGCAGGTATATGAATGAATAGTGCCTGGCACCATTTGTGGCCCTCCTGTTAGGATGCTTTCCCAAATCGTATATGCAGTACAATTTGTTAATAaagtcttaaaaataataagctaCTTAAGCgcgatatatataaatatatatattacgagAAACGATATATGATGTTGTAAGCTTTATAATGTGACTTTTTGACAAATAGCGTGGGAAGGCAACCTCTATTGTGTAATCGAAGGTTGTACTCTGAGGTATAACCCTCGatattcattttctttattaacgCATATTAGAAATGTTTCATATGACTGTACGAACAATCGGTATGTGGAATATGAAAGCGTATAATGCGTATAGTCATTAATCTTAATCACGAATTTTTAAGATGATCACAAAGTGCAATCTCTTAGCCAACACACttttttatcaaacaaaaaatataaagaaattgttatttttcataACGAAGAAGTAAACTTTAAtgtattaaagatatatatgtCTCCACTAGTTATTAAACTTTTCCTATTGACacgaaatttattatatttaattgatatttaattgtaatatattctaTTCATATATTACGAAGATGGTTATATATACTTGTTTCGCGcaagtataaaaaatgtttgcaagtggatttatattttgaaactttGTATTACGTTTAAATGCATTTGATTGGTGTGTTAAATAGGAACGATTGAAGGACTAAAGTCGAAAGCAATCTCAACGTTGTTTTATcgaaaatatatagttttttttttgtaactttgagCGTACAgtaaaaacgtttaatttttaactttacgaTGTTGTTAATATCGAATAATATCGGAAGTTTAAATTTGTCATGAATATTTATCTCAcacagaatataatttaaatttaatctcaaTGCATATTATGAGcccaaaactttttaattctttctctgAAATGCCCTATTGTGATATCGAAACTAACATGATCCTTCTGCATAATAAGTCCATCTAAAGTCATTTAAGTGTTCCAACATCAACACTTCTATAACAGTCACAGTGTGATGTGAAAAGCATGAGCAGTACTTTATATGCAAGGTTTATATGTACTATCTGATCTATTTTACCATAACATACAGTACGATAATGCATAACAAAACCCATAAGAGTAGGCAATTTGTTAAATGTACGTTAAGTACATGTACGTACActtcaatgtatatttttaatatgaagtACATGTAAGTTATATCTGTGAGCAAAAATAAGTTGATGTAATTAAAGATGTATTCGTCTTGATCGGCACAACTTATGacgaaaattatattgttatcgACATTGCGGAATAGAATAAAGTTTGTACCTTGCATTTTTCACCGACTACagacattgaaaaataatttaattttcaaattattttaaatttaacaaagaaGAGACGCTATTAATTTTGGAATACTTTCATATCCCGGTGACTGAAGTTATATTCTTCTCATAAGTTTTTACCTCTTGCTTGGACTATTCAAAGTACGGTCCAATTGTGTAAAATTGTGCtaatttgtttgtaatatatatatatatatataatatatataaaatatatattgcgttcaaaaaattcatttacgTTATGTTCGAAATACTCTTTGGTTACTTGCCGTGAATTACGATCATACAGTTGTGCCTCAAGATTTCGACAGATATTCAATACGTAAAGTAATGATAATTATTGTAGTTAAAAACTCAGAGACTATTGAAATTGTTGGAACGCTGTGAACGAAATGGACCATCGTTAGAAGAGCCATACGCATAAGATAAATGAGGTCTACAGATGGTTAGACGTTTTATATTGCAACATAAACTAAGATTGTTTGGAAAAAGAGGCCATCATAGGCTTTAGGCAATGTTCGCAAATAATCGAATTGCAATGCACGGCACAAGTACCAGATCACTGTAACaatgtagtaaaataaaatacaatgtatATGTACTAGCCACAACTGTTGTCaccacaaatataaataaataaatatataaatatatatatacacaattaaGTTTAAATACAGATTTAAGTACTGGACATATCTGTAAAGCCAAGTAGCATCACATTTTTAAACATCATAAGGATATCGTCATTTTACTGTTACTATCTGTATCTGTGCATTTTGAAACTGAAAACGGTATAACCTGTTTGATACGTACATGTCACACCAAAAGTTATAAGAAtccttcatatattttttaacatatagtTATATTATTGAGTTTCCGCTTAGTTTTGAAATGCACTTTGTAAACAGATGAAGCGTATGACGGGGGGGAAGGGGGGCAtacattaaacattattatgtaGTTATACACGTATTTGTATAATACAGTTTAAAGAGGAGATTGTTCGACAATTCCTCAAATTGCGTATCGTACTGTTACAGTTAATTTCGAGGTACAATTACATTgtacaatgtataaattttaaatagaacagTATGTATACAAGGACAGACACAGACACGCAACACATACATAACACAAAAGATTTGCATCGTGCATACACAACCGGATGTATGCATATGtggatatatatgtataaaagttattataataatgtgtaATAGTAATAACATACAATATTATAGTCGTGCGTTACGTTAGTTGATAATTGCGAGAATAAAGGAAAGTAATTCATATAGTGCCATCATAACTGACTAATTAAGGGAAATACCGATTTTACGTTTTAAGTAGTATCATAGGAGAAATATATttgaggaagaaaaaaaatacttacaATGTTGAAGACAAAGACTCGGTTTatgtttgtaataataattataatgtttgccAAGTTTGTTATATAAGTATGAAGTCATTGAGAAATTTTATGTACTAAATCTTAAAGACATATTTTATCCTCTTATGCACATTCAATGCCACACGCAATAGTACTTGAGTGCATAAACGCAAATGGTTTGTGCGCTCATGGAGAGAAGGCGTGAAATGCGCTACGGACACGGAATTACAAAGCTCCTTTGTTTGTACGTTATACCTTTGGTGCTCGACATTACCCAGTTATTGTTATACGTTATTATTACTGATCTGTATATGACCATGCTACCATATCGCCTATTATTGGTCAGTATAATCATTGTCAGAGTTAGtgataaataatgattatttgATAACGCTCTGTGTACATCACACACATACAACATTGTAAACACATACACATTGTGGTTATATTTCAGTGTATCAGCATAATGATATGATTATTACGATGTTGCCCATAGAATACATTTTACTTGGTTTTTACATTTGGCAGTATTTTATTTTGGTATTATTCCATCCACCTGCGTAGCTTTTTCTCAACGCTCAACTTACTGTGACTTGTACGTGTAGTGCGTTTTCTTTCATTTTGTATTAACATTATT from Solenopsis invicta isolate M01_SB chromosome 7, UNIL_Sinv_3.0, whole genome shotgun sequence harbors:
- the LOC105195052 gene encoding myocyte-specific enhancer factor 2 isoform X4, which produces MGRKKIQISRITDERNRQVTFNKRKFGVMKKAYELSVLCDCEIALIIFSSSNKLYQYASTDMDKVLLKYTEYNEPHESLTNKNIIEALNKKEHKGAMSPESPEPDAIEYNLTPRTEAKYTKIDEEFQMMMQRHQHNGSRTMGQSNYTLPVSVPVNSYGESLLGSSPQMAHTSISPRPSSSETDSVYPPGGMLEMSNGYPPSASPLGGSPSPGPSPALGVGGGSANKGSNPSRHSPQPPPPPPPPHPHRSNLRVVIPTVTPLAQPLSEDTNYDNAHTQSALNAPVVALQTPTVPAGYSSFGPTDYSSDLGGLAWPTHQSGLPHLAVSSSTPPPSTSPLPVKIKSEPISPPRDPHGGNSGSNGGPSNASNLHHTSLNVGPSSSTGPPPHHVSHPGPQTLNLVSSRPSSNPPPSHSGSITPTNLPSPGSGTVGDIRTNHSSGGGNGGNSSDYENGPLMKRSRITEGWAT
- the LOC105195052 gene encoding myocyte-specific enhancer factor 2 isoform X1, producing MGRKKIQISRITDERNRQVTFNKRKFGVMKKAYELSVLCDCEIALIIFSSSNKLYQYASTDMDKVLLKYTEYNEPHESLTNKNIIEALNKKEHKGAMSPESPEPDAIEYNLTPRTEAKYTKIDEEFQMMMQRHQHNGSRTMGQSNYTLPVSVPVNSYGESLLGSSPQMAHTSISPRPSSSETDSVYPPGGMLEMSNGYPPSASPLGGSPSPGPSPALGVGGGSANKGSNPSRHSPQPPPPPPPPHPHRSNLRVVIPTVTPLAQPLSEDTNYDNAHTQSALNAPVVALQTPTVPAGYSSFGPTDYSSDLGGLAWPTHQRYVVDELYSAATMSSISGLPHLAVSSSTPPPSTSPLPVKIKSEPISPPRDPHGGNSGSNGGPSNASNLHHTSLNVGPSSSTGPPPHHVSHPGPQTLNLVSSRPSSNPPPSHSGSITPTNLPSPGSGTVGDIRTNHSSGGGNGGNSSDYENGPLMKRSRITEGWAT
- the LOC105195052 gene encoding myocyte-specific enhancer factor 2 isoform X2, whose translation is MGRKKIQISRITDERNRQVTFNKRKFGVMKKAYELSVLCDCEIALIIFSSSNKLYQYASTDMDKVLLKYTEYNEPHESLTNKNIIEKEHKGAMSPESPEPDAIEYNLTPRTEAKYTKIDEEFQMMMQRHQHNGSRTMGQSNYTLPVSVPVNSYGESLLGSSPQMAHTSISPRPSSSETDSVYPPGGMLEMSNGYPPSASPLGGSPSPGPSPALGVGGGSANKGSNPSRHSPQPPPPPPPPHPHRSNLRVVIPTVTPLAQPLSEDTNYDNAHTQSALNAPVVALQTPTVPAGYSSFGPTDYSSDLGGLAWPTHQRYVVDELYSAATMSSISGLPHLAVSSSTPPPSTSPLPVKIKSEPISPPRDPHGGNSGSNGGPSNASNLHHTSLNVGPSSSTGPPPHHVSHPGPQTLNLVSSRPSSNPPPSHSGSITPTNLPSPGSGTVGDIRTNHSSGGGNGGNSSDYENGPLMKRSRITEGWAT
- the LOC105195052 gene encoding myocyte-specific enhancer factor 2 isoform X3, which codes for MGRKKIQISRITDERNRQVTFNKRKFGVMKKAYELSVLCDCEIALIIFSSSNKLYQYASTDMDKVLLKYTEYNEPHESLTNKNIIEEHKGAMSPESPEPDAIEYNLTPRTEAKYTKIDEEFQMMMQRHQHNGSRTMGQSNYTLPVSVPVNSYGESLLGSSPQMAHTSISPRPSSSETDSVYPPGGMLEMSNGYPPSASPLGGSPSPGPSPALGVGGGSANKGSNPSRHSPQPPPPPPPPHPHRSNLRVVIPTVTPLAQPLSEDTNYDNAHTQSALNAPVVALQTPTVPAGYSSFGPTDYSSDLGGLAWPTHQRYVVDELYSAATMSSISGLPHLAVSSSTPPPSTSPLPVKIKSEPISPPRDPHGGNSGSNGGPSNASNLHHTSLNVGPSSSTGPPPHHVSHPGPQTLNLVSSRPSSNPPPSHSGSITPTNLPSPGSGTVGDIRTNHSSGGGNGGNSSDYENGPLMKRSRITEGWAT